The Fusarium fujikuroi IMI 58289 draft genome, chromosome FFUJ_chr05 DNA segment CTTGGTTGGTCCGCTCTATCTACAGTCCCTTCGCCTATCCAGCTCGATCGACTCTATCCCCCCTCCTCATCCAACATAGGCAACTTAAATCGAGGCACTTCTCCTGAGGCAACTGGAAACGGATCGCTCTGCTATCGAGACACTTGGTTTTGGCACTTACACTGGTCCCGTCGAGACTTCTTCACTAGCACCACCCAGACCGATTCTTCTATCGAATACATAGCTGAAACCCCGAGTTTTTGGACGTTTTCGCGACTTCGTCTGCCGGCTCGCCTCATGCTCTTGTAACAGCATTGACCTTGATCGATCCTCAAATCTCTTACTTCGGCTTCTGTTTGGTCTGTCTCACTCTGCTCGCTTGCGACAGCCGAACCGAGTTTCCGATTCCTACGCGAGACGGCATCCATTTTCGACTGTCTTGCATATCTACCTACTCCCAATCAACCTCACCTTACGCCACAATTCCACCTCAAACCCCCATAATGTGCTTTGGAAGTCGGGATAAGGGTGATCGCGGTCTTGCGCGATCTCGTGATATCGACAAGCAGCTTCgccaggatgagaagaggcTATCCAAGGAGGTCAAGCTCCTCTTGCTAGGTAGGAATGATCTGGCCGCGCTTTCGCACAAATAAGGCTGACACGCCATGCGCGTTCAACAGGTGCTGGAGAATCTGGAAAGTCAACTGTCCTCAAGCAGATGAAGCTCATTTATTCTCAAGGCTTCAGCAAAAACGAGAAGCTGGAATGGAAGCCCGTCATCTTTAGCAACATTGTTCAGTCTTTCAAAGTTATTGCCGAGGCAATGAATGAGCACGATCTCCAATTCGATAACCCCGACAACGAGGTAAGGCAAACTCTTCTCCCCACTAAGACTGCCGAAGCCACTATTCCGACGAGAATTTTGAGTGAGCCGGTATAGTGAGACATGTCCAATTACTAACAGATGCTACAGAAACATATGGCCCACATACTTGTCGACCACGAAATTAGCCCTCACGACCCAATGCCTGCCGACTATCTCGAGCCTATCAAAGCCCTGTGGGTAGACAATGGTGTTCGAGCAGCCATTGGGATGGGCAACGAATATGCGTTGCACGACAACCTGACCTAGTACGTGTTGTATAATGGCATGACATGAAATTCTTGGCGCTAACATGTCCCAAAGCTTCATCGAGGACATCGACAGACTCTGGGGAGAGGACTATGTACCTGATGATCAGGATCTTCTCCGATCGCGATTACGAACTACTGGTATCACAGAGACCATCTTCGACCTCGGCCAACTAACCTACCGAATGTTTGATGTTGGCGGCCAGCGTTCAGAACGAAAGAAGTGGATTCACTGCTTCGAAAATGTCAACTGCCTATTGTTCTTGGTCGCAATTAGTGGTTATGATCAGTGCTTGGTTGAGGACAAGGATGGGGTCGGTAACAAATGACACCAGACAGGAAGCTACGAATACCCTGCTAACAGCGGCACAGAACCAAATGAATGAGGCGCTCATGCTTTGGGAGTCGATTGCCAACTCCCACTGGTTTGCCAGATCAGCGCTGATCCTCTTCCTGAATAAGATGGATTtgttcaaggagaagctcccCAAGAGCCCTATTACGAACCACGGGTTCACCGATTACCATGGACCTAAGGACGACTATAAGGCGGCGAGCAAGTACTTCTTGGATAAGTTTAAGGCTCTGAACCGAAACACCGAGAAGGAGATTTATGGCCATTTCACCAATGCTACCGATACGAACCTGCTCAAAATCACCATGGCCTCAGTCCAGGACATGATCATCCAACGCAACCTCAAGCAGCTCATTCTCTAATTCAGCCTAACCTCGGCTCGGAACTTGTTATACGGAGATATGCGACATTTATCAAGATGTACACGACTATAAAATGGGGGTCAGATATTCCCCGGGCGatacctcagcctcagcatcatgtcttcttcatatGTCATCAATCTGGTGGAGGTGCATCAGTGCTGTCGATCAGGACTGCCTTGCTTCCTTTCTTCTGGATTGTACCTTTTTTAAAACCTCATTATCGACGTTGGGCCAGTCGAAGCAGCGACATGTTTATATGCGCTCAATATATCCGGCCGGACCTCTTTGCCAGTTGACCCAGTTGTCGGAGCCGCGTGGACCCAACACTTGATTGCCTCCCATGGCAATGCTGGCAACACGGTCTGAAGACTTGTCCGGGCCGCAATGCATGAGTCAAAGCTGTCAGAAACGAGTCATGACTGGCCAAAGCAAAGTCACCAGGTGCATCGGGGCAGCAGTGGAACGATAGCGGAACGAGCGTTTTGGCCGAATTGTGTTTTTtgtgcattgcattgcatgatACCTAAGGCGTACCAGTGGATTCATTTCGGGTTGTCTgttatttcttttcttcataATCGATTGTTCTAAAAGTAGCAGAGCGGCAGGCTAGCCATCCCTTGTTTCTTTTAGTGCTGTTAATGAGGCGTATGATATAAACAACGAGGGGATTGATCGGTTGATTGATTATGTACGTATAGATTAGAGTAACATAACATACTACCAAACATAACACAACGTAACTTGATACTCAGGTTCAGATCATTGGCGTCAAGTCACTCGTTGTTGGCACGTTCACACCACCCTCTAGTTATCCTGCCAAAGAAACCTCCACGCACTATGGCTTTTGGTCTGGGCCTGAATGTTGACAACATCTGTTTGTATGTATATCCGCGGCCACATGGCTGCTCGGACCATGTGTTGTGAAGTGCCCGCTAACAAAGGTGGAAATTCGACCACGCTTTACGGCCATGTACTGTACGTATTTTCTTTTGTCTCTGATAGGTCAGACGTGTCTGAGATTAATTCATGAGAATAATGAAATTGACcattgaggatgatggtgtATGGATCATACATAGATGACAAGGGTGTAAAAGTATAAATCGAGACTGATCTGGGTTGTGATATTAGATTCTCGGGGTCCAGGGTGCCAACATATCAAGATGAGTATGGTCAGGCATTGAGGATAAGACGATTGCTGTGACCATGATGGCGGATTTGTTGAAGCTGTAGGCTACCTAAGGTATTTGGTTCGGGTATTTTGCTCTGGACTGTTGGATGAGTAACTCGCTATGGTATACTCTGTATCTCTTAAAATATTACCTACTTACTAGTTTCTAGGCTGCATTTACAGTAATACTTTATCTCAAGATCCTGTCATAGCACCGG contains these protein-coding regions:
- a CDS encoding probable G protein alpha chain: MCFGSRDKGDRGLARSRDIDKQLRQDEKRLSKEVKLLLLGAGESGKSTVLKQMKLIYSQGFSKNEKLEWKPVIFSNIVQSFKVIAEAMNEHDLQFDNPDNEKHMAHILVDHEISPHDPMPADYLEPIKALWVDNGVRAAIGMGNEYALHDNLTYFIEDIDRLWGEDYVPDDQDLLRSRLRTTGITETIFDLGQLTYRMFDVGGQRSERKKWIHCFENVNCLLFLVAISGYDQCLVEDKDGNQMNEALMLWESIANSHWFARSALILFLNKMDLFKEKLPKSPITNHGFTDYHGPKDDYKAASKYFLDKFKALNRNTEKEIYGHFTNATDTNLLKITMASVQDMIIQRNLKQLIL